The following are encoded in a window of Methylicorpusculum oleiharenae genomic DNA:
- a CDS encoding phosphoketolase family protein: protein MMNNKNVTQQALSNKLLANIDAYWRAANYLSVGQIYLYDNPLLKRPLKLSDIKRMLLEHWGTTPGQNFIYVHLNRIIKQYDLNMIYVSGPGHEGPALVGNTYLEGTYSEIYPNISQDEAGLQKLFKQFSFPGGIPSHVSPECPGSIHEGGELGYSISHSFGAVFDNPDLIVACVVGDGEAETGPLATSWHSNKFLNPLTDGVVLPILHLNGYKIATPTVFARIEPDELDQFLRGCGWAPYYVEGDEPSLMHEAMVATLDTVMEQIQTIQHNARINGDLTRPRWPMIVLKSPKGWTGPKWVDGQQIEGSFRSHQVPLSDPASHPAHLQMLEDWLKSYRPEELFDESGRLLSELAELAPKGERRMGANPHANGGLLLRDLIMPDFRKYAVDVPSPGSVNAADTHELGVFLRDVVKLNQPQRNFRIFGPDETLSNRLNAVFEVTHRQWDARTQGSDEFLAEDGRVMEMLGEHQCEGWLEGYLLTGRHGLFNCYEAFIHIIDSMFNQHAKWLKITAQLPWRKPIASLNYLLASHVWNQIHNGFTHQDPGFIDHVVNKKAAIVRVYLPPDANCLLSVWDHCLRSRHYVNVVIAGKYQAPQWLTMEAAVKHCREGIGIWQWASNDHGNTPDVVMACCGDVPTLETLAAVSILNEHLPELKIRVINVVDLMKLQPQSEHPHGLSDTNFDALFTKDKPVIFAFHGYPWLIHRLTYRRTNHENIHVRGYKEEGTITTPFDMTVLNDLDRFHLVMDTIDRLPQTGKKGLDLKRQLQDKLIEHTQYINQYGEDMPEILNWKWSNRP, encoded by the coding sequence ATGATGAACAACAAAAATGTAACGCAGCAAGCATTGTCAAACAAACTACTTGCCAACATCGATGCCTACTGGCGCGCAGCCAACTATCTGTCAGTCGGTCAGATTTACCTTTACGATAATCCACTGCTGAAACGGCCACTCAAGCTTTCGGATATTAAACGTATGCTGCTCGAACATTGGGGAACGACACCAGGTCAGAACTTTATTTACGTGCATTTAAACCGGATCATCAAACAATACGACCTTAATATGATTTACGTGTCCGGCCCCGGCCACGAAGGCCCGGCGCTGGTCGGCAACACTTATCTGGAAGGCACTTACAGCGAAATCTATCCCAACATCAGTCAAGACGAAGCAGGGCTGCAAAAGCTGTTCAAGCAGTTTTCGTTTCCCGGCGGCATCCCCAGCCATGTTTCTCCGGAATGTCCGGGTTCGATTCACGAAGGCGGTGAGCTGGGTTATTCAATCAGCCATTCGTTCGGAGCCGTGTTCGATAATCCCGATCTCATTGTGGCTTGCGTGGTCGGCGATGGCGAGGCAGAGACAGGGCCCCTGGCCACATCCTGGCATTCCAACAAGTTTCTTAATCCGCTCACCGATGGAGTGGTGCTGCCGATACTTCACCTCAACGGCTACAAGATCGCCACGCCGACTGTTTTTGCCCGCATTGAGCCAGATGAATTGGATCAGTTTCTGCGCGGTTGTGGCTGGGCACCTTACTACGTAGAAGGCGATGAGCCGTCGCTGATGCATGAAGCGATGGTCGCCACCCTCGACACGGTGATGGAACAGATACAAACCATTCAGCACAACGCCCGCATCAATGGTGATTTGACCCGGCCGCGCTGGCCTATGATCGTGCTGAAATCGCCCAAAGGCTGGACCGGTCCTAAATGGGTGGATGGCCAGCAAATCGAAGGCAGTTTCCGCTCGCATCAGGTGCCGCTTTCTGATCCGGCCAGCCATCCTGCGCATCTCCAAATGCTGGAAGACTGGCTCAAGAGCTACCGTCCTGAAGAACTGTTTGATGAATCGGGCCGCTTACTTTCGGAGCTGGCCGAATTGGCGCCTAAGGGCGAGCGCCGCATGGGCGCTAACCCTCATGCTAACGGCGGTCTGCTGCTGCGCGATTTGATAATGCCGGACTTTCGAAAATACGCAGTTGATGTGCCGTCACCCGGTTCCGTTAACGCCGCTGATACCCACGAACTGGGCGTTTTCTTGCGCGATGTGGTCAAGCTTAATCAGCCGCAACGCAATTTCCGTATTTTCGGCCCCGATGAAACGCTATCCAACCGATTGAACGCTGTGTTTGAAGTGACCCATCGGCAGTGGGATGCACGAACGCAGGGCAGTGATGAATTTCTGGCTGAAGACGGACGGGTCATGGAAATGTTGGGCGAGCATCAATGCGAAGGCTGGCTGGAAGGCTATTTGCTCACCGGACGGCATGGGCTTTTCAATTGCTACGAGGCGTTCATTCACATCATTGATTCGATGTTCAACCAGCACGCCAAATGGTTAAAAATCACTGCGCAGTTGCCTTGGCGAAAGCCCATTGCTTCGCTCAACTACTTGCTGGCCTCGCACGTCTGGAACCAAATCCACAATGGCTTTACCCATCAGGATCCTGGTTTCATTGACCATGTGGTCAACAAAAAAGCGGCAATCGTGCGCGTTTATCTGCCGCCGGATGCGAATTGTCTGCTTTCCGTGTGGGATCATTGCTTACGCAGCCGTCATTACGTTAATGTCGTGATCGCCGGCAAGTACCAAGCACCGCAATGGCTGACCATGGAGGCCGCCGTTAAGCATTGCCGCGAAGGCATCGGTATCTGGCAGTGGGCCAGCAATGATCATGGTAATACGCCCGATGTGGTGATGGCCTGCTGTGGCGATGTACCCACTTTGGAGACACTGGCCGCAGTGTCTATCCTGAATGAACATCTGCCCGAATTGAAAATCCGGGTGATCAACGTCGTTGATCTGATGAAGCTGCAGCCTCAGAGCGAGCACCCGCACGGTTTGAGTGATACGAATTTCGATGCTCTTTTCACTAAGGACAAACCGGTCATTTTCGCTTTCCACGGTTATCCCTGGTTAATCCACCGGCTCACCTACCGACGCACCAATCATGAGAATATTCATGTGCGTGGCTACAAGGAAGAAGGCACGATTACCACGCCTTTCGATATGACGGTACTGAATGATCTGGATCGCTTCCATCTGGTGATGGATACCATCGACCGGCTGCCACAGACCGGCAAAAAAGGCCTTGATCTGAAACGGCAACTTCAAGATAAACTGATTGAGCACACGCAATACATCAACCAGTACGGTGAAGACATGCCGGAGATTCTTAATTGGAAGTGGAGCAACCGCCCATGA
- a CDS encoding SufB/SufD family protein: MQRLEQFFSLLNMAGIDSAVLNDRTKAHVVLDGQILLSHQEIPGVTMTIEDKHEVLTAEITIVRDNAVSNPIHLCFGLLQAIGRQRVSLHICVEPCAKVHFIAHGVFANADDVRHAMEKTIEVGEGADVYFTDSHIHGMSGNMKVISSGQVTVGKKARYRSDFSLTTGRVGRLDLKESIVADDYAIVELVSRVFGHGTDLININEAVSLNGQFSRSIIKSRVALEGQARADIVSMTEGRAEGARGHMDCMEIIKDTAVGQSTPIVKVSHPLAKITHEAAIGTVDKKQMETLICHGLSPEQATDMIVLGMLR, encoded by the coding sequence ATGCAACGACTTGAGCAATTTTTTTCGTTATTGAACATGGCCGGCATCGATAGCGCTGTTCTAAATGACCGTACTAAGGCTCATGTCGTCCTGGATGGCCAAATCTTGCTGAGTCATCAAGAGATTCCCGGTGTAACAATGACTATCGAGGATAAGCATGAGGTCCTGACTGCCGAAATAACGATTGTTCGTGATAACGCGGTTTCCAACCCGATTCATCTTTGCTTCGGTCTGCTGCAAGCTATCGGCCGGCAGCGCGTCAGCCTGCATATCTGTGTAGAGCCCTGTGCCAAAGTCCATTTTATCGCTCATGGCGTCTTTGCCAATGCAGATGACGTCAGACACGCTATGGAGAAAACCATTGAAGTGGGTGAGGGGGCAGACGTGTATTTTACCGACAGCCACATTCACGGTATGTCTGGAAATATGAAAGTTATTTCATCGGGACAGGTAACAGTAGGAAAAAAAGCAAGATACCGTTCCGATTTTTCTTTGACAACGGGTAGGGTAGGTCGGCTTGATTTGAAAGAATCAATAGTGGCTGACGATTATGCGATTGTCGAGCTGGTTTCTCGTGTATTTGGGCATGGCACTGACCTGATCAACATCAACGAAGCGGTCAGTCTTAATGGTCAGTTTTCCCGCAGCATCATCAAAAGCCGGGTTGCCTTGGAAGGTCAAGCCAGAGCGGATATAGTCAGTATGACCGAAGGCCGGGCTGAAGGCGCGCGCGGTCATATGGATTGTATGGAAATCATTAAAGATACGGCTGTTGGTCAATCGACGCCCATCGTTAAAGTCAGTCATCCATTAGCCAAGATAACTCACGAAGCGGCCATCGGCACCGTTGACAAAAAACAAATGGAGACGCTGATTTGTCATGGCCTATCGCCAGAGCAGGCAACGGATATGATTGTGTTAGGTATGTTGCGATAA
- a CDS encoding ATP-binding cassette domain-containing protein codes for MIKSVDSMPLLEICHAGYAAGQNNILDDLNFAIEEGEIHALIGTNGTGKSTLARLIMGSEGYRLGSGQIFFAGQDIGEWPLHKRAQLGISMVWQEPALFEGITVRSYLNLGSNQCDLPDCLAQVGLEPSDYLDRLLDKSMSGGERKRIELASMLALRARLCILDEPVSGIDLVSMQNILGVIGRINQNGTSILLITHREEVAAIADRASLLCGGKVIMTGIPEYIISQYKKRHCAICNGKACSYATT; via the coding sequence TTGATCAAGAGCGTTGACAGTATGCCTTTATTGGAGATTTGTCATGCCGGTTATGCGGCAGGCCAAAATAATATTCTTGATGATCTGAATTTTGCTATCGAAGAAGGCGAAATTCATGCTCTGATAGGAACGAACGGAACCGGCAAAAGCACGTTAGCGCGATTGATCATGGGTAGCGAAGGTTATCGCTTAGGTTCAGGCCAAATTTTTTTCGCCGGGCAGGATATCGGTGAATGGCCGCTACATAAACGCGCTCAATTGGGTATCTCAATGGTCTGGCAGGAACCGGCGCTGTTCGAAGGCATCACGGTGCGCAGTTATTTAAATTTGGGTAGCAATCAGTGCGATCTGCCCGATTGTCTGGCTCAGGTGGGCCTGGAGCCCTCTGATTATCTTGATAGACTGCTAGACAAATCGATGAGTGGCGGCGAAAGGAAACGCATTGAGCTGGCTTCGATGCTGGCGTTGAGGGCAAGGCTCTGCATTTTGGACGAACCGGTATCAGGCATTGATCTGGTTTCAATGCAGAATATTCTGGGCGTGATCGGCAGGATTAATCAAAACGGAACATCGATTCTTTTGATCACACACCGGGAGGAAGTCGCTGCCATTGCCGACCGGGCTTCGCTGCTTTGTGGAGGTAAAGTTATCATGACAGGCATACCGGAATACATTATCAGTCAATATAAAAAAAGACATTGTGCCATTTGTAACGGTAAGGCGTGCAGCTATGCAACGACTTGA
- a CDS encoding histidine phosphatase family protein, with protein MNSQQARVQGDNDLLSRDENIAKPLHLYLIRHGETEWAISGRHTGSSDIPLTTNGENEARELGRHIRDIDFTQVLCSPLMRAQRTCELVGLDQAPEIEPDLAEWAFGDFEGLHLAEIQKIHPGWDVLADGCPNGEMPAQILARTDRLIARLRRLKGNVALFSHGKFGGILAARWIGLPITESSHFPLGTASVSMLGYDHHHPEVSVIDLWNVVGHKSLETLKLAGTTEKG; from the coding sequence ATGAATTCACAACAAGCCAGGGTCCAGGGAGACAACGACCTATTAAGCAGGGATGAAAATATCGCCAAGCCTTTGCACCTTTACCTGATTCGTCATGGCGAAACCGAGTGGGCGATCTCCGGTCGCCACACCGGTAGCTCGGATATTCCATTAACCACAAATGGCGAGAATGAAGCCCGTGAACTAGGTAGGCACATCCGCGACATTGATTTTACCCAGGTGTTGTGCAGTCCGCTCATGCGAGCTCAGCGAACCTGTGAGCTGGTTGGACTGGATCAAGCGCCTGAAATCGAGCCTGATTTGGCGGAATGGGCTTTTGGTGATTTTGAAGGACTGCATTTAGCCGAGATTCAAAAAATACACCCAGGCTGGGATGTGTTGGCGGACGGTTGTCCAAACGGTGAAATGCCCGCACAAATTTTAGCGCGCACTGATCGGCTGATCGCCCGTTTGCGTAGGCTTAAAGGCAATGTTGCCTTGTTTTCACATGGCAAGTTCGGCGGCATTTTGGCGGCGCGGTGGATCGGATTACCGATCACTGAATCCAGTCATTTCCCGCTGGGAACCGCGTCAGTGAGCATGCTGGGCTACGATCATCATCACCCCGAGGTGTCAGTGATCGACTTGTGGAATGTGGTCGGACATAAATCATTGGAGACTTTAAAGTTAGCAGGTACGACGGAGAAAGGCTAA
- a CDS encoding ferritin-like domain-containing protein has translation MQQTITQCLTDALQDEYKSRATYRKVIEKFGPVRPFVNIVEAEGRHVDALIALFEKYQIPVPEDRWSERITVPDTFEQACLNAVADEKANMAMYDQLIAASPEPDIRRVLENLQSASRDRHLPAFERNASKHGKGGMRKHG, from the coding sequence ATGCAACAAACGATAACGCAGTGCTTGACAGACGCTTTGCAAGATGAATATAAATCGCGTGCGACCTATCGAAAAGTAATTGAAAAATTCGGTCCGGTCCGTCCATTCGTCAACATTGTTGAGGCCGAGGGTCGCCACGTCGACGCCTTGATTGCATTGTTTGAGAAGTATCAAATACCGGTTCCGGAAGATCGTTGGTCTGAACGGATCACTGTTCCAGATACGTTTGAACAAGCGTGCCTGAATGCGGTCGCTGACGAAAAAGCCAATATGGCAATGTATGACCAGCTGATCGCTGCTAGTCCGGAACCGGATATTCGCCGGGTATTGGAAAACTTGCAATCCGCTTCCCGTGACCGTCATTTGCCGGCTTTCGAACGCAACGCTTCGAAACACGGTAAAGGTGGCATGAGAAAGCACGGCTAG